A segment of the Bradyrhizobium sp. CCBAU 53340 genome:
ATGTCGCGCCTTTAAGTCCCCCCTCGTTCCGCGGACATCGCGTCACGCGGGAGTAGCTCAGTTGGTTAGAGCGCCGGCCTGTCACGCCGGAGGTCGCGGGTTCGAGCCCCGTCTCTCGCGCCATTTTTGGCAACATTTTCCTCCCCTTCGCCGCCAACATCACCAACCAGACCACGGGCGTCGTGCGACCTCAGTCGATCGGATGACGAATTCATTTGTCTTATCAATATCTTGTATGGTGATCTTCAGTCCTGTCGGGAAAGCAAAAAAGGCCGCCCGTTGGCGGTCATTGCATCTCAAAGCGGACCTTTTTCGGCGATTAGCGAATCTCAGACGCCTCCGAACTCGTGATCGCCATCGGCTTGCCGGCCTTGATGACGTGGGTCGACTGGGCGGTCTGGCTGTAATCGGCGTTGGTGCGGGCTGCGATCCCGAAGGCGGCCACTGCGATGCCGGCCACCAGCGCCACCACCACGATCTTCAGGTGGGTACCCCGATCAGCAGAGTGAATTGAGTGGTTCATCGAAGCCTCCCGACGGGCTTTGGCGCCGTCTGTAGGCTGATGTCTTAAGGAGCATCTGTTTCCGGATCGTTTCGCGGGTTCCGCAAAATGGTTTCATCTGGCGATTCCGCCGTTTCGCCTTGAGCAGCCTTACCTGCCGCGTAATCGCACAGGCCCAGTCGCTTCGTCATGATCGCTTCCATCGGCCGCGAACCATCCGGCGAGGAGAAGCACCATGAACCGTCGAACCGTCCTCGAAGCCACCTTACTCGGCACCGCCCTGGCGGCAGCATCGGGCGCCGGCGCGCCAGCGGCGGCCCAGCCGGTTGTCCGATCGCCCTATGTCGTCGCCAGGGACGGCACGAAGCTGTTCGTGCAGGACTGGGGCAGCGGGAAGCCTGTGGTGCTGCTGACGGCCTGGACCTTCGATGCCAGCACCTGGGGCAGCCACATTGCGGCCCTCAACGAAAAAGGCTTCCGCTGTCTTGCGCCCGACAGGCGCGGGCATGGCCGGTCCGAGATGCCGTCCGCGGGCTATGACCTGGATACACTGACCGATGATGTCGCTGCGATCATCGAGGCGCGCGATCTGCGCGACGTCACGCTGGTCGGCTTCTCGATGGGAACGGTCGAGGCGCTGAACTATCTCGGACGATACGGCTCGGACCGGATCGCAAGGCTGGTGCTGGTCGCACCGACGACGCCGTTCCTGGTCAAGACCGAGGACAATCCGGATGCGGTCCCGAAGGCGATGATCGAGACCGACCACGCAGCCATCGCCCGCGATTTCGCCAAATGGATCGCGGCGAATGAAGCGCCATTCTTCCTGCCGGAGACACCGGAGATCACGCGGACCTGGATCCGACAGATGATGCTGAGCGTGCCGCTGCCGGTTGCGCTGGCGTGCCGCAAGACGATCTCCTTCTCCGATCTGCGCGCGTCTGCAGCCAGGGTCGATTGCCCGACGCTGATCCTTCACGGCGACAAGGATGCGAGTGCGCCGCTGCCATTGACCGGAGCCAAGACCGCAAAGCTGATCAAGGACAGCAAGCTGATCGTCTATGAAGGCGCGCCGCATCCGCTGCCGCTGACGCATGGTGAGCGGCTGATGGCGGACATGCTCGCATTCATGAGCGTCTAGCTCGCCCTGACGATGTCGGTGCGGATGGTCCGCGCCGCCCAGACGAACAGCAGGGCGCCGAGCGTGGTCGTGACCGCCGCCGAAAGCAGGGAATAGCGCACGGCGTCCGCGCCGTAGCTGCCCTTCAAGGCGTCATTGACCATTCCCACCGCGAGCGGGCCGACGCCCTGGCCGAAGCAGGTCGCGGTGAGCGCGATCAGCGCAGAGGCGAGCGCCCGCATGCTCGGCTTCGCCACCGTCTGCGCGATCGCGAAGACGGGCCCGAGATGGAAGCCGACCAGGAACGAGGTCAGTGCCAGCATCGCGATCATCGTCGCGAAGTCCTGCGTCAGCATGCACAGCGCGAAGACGGGGCCGGCGAGCCCGGAGGTGATCGCCGGTGCCCACAGCTTCCAGCGGTCGTCGCGGCGGCCGATTTGCGCCACCACGAAACCGCCGAGCAGGGTGCCGGCCATGCCGGCGAGCCCCTTGAACGTACCGGCATAGGTGCCGATCTCGGCGCTCGACAGATGGTGCACGCGCGCCAGGAATGGCGGGATCCAGGCCGCGGTGGCGTAATTGGTGTAGGTCGTCAGGCAGAAGCCGATCAGCACGATGACGAAGCTTTGCTGCGAGGCCAGAAAGCTCAGCGTCGGGCCGAGCGGCTCGGGCACGAAATCTTCCTGCATCGCGCCGCGCTTCGGCTCCGAGACCGTCAGCCACAAAATCAGCGCAAGCAGGATGCCGGGGACGCCGGCGACATAGAAGGCCATGCGCCAGCCATGGTGCTGGTTCACGTAGCCACCGACGAAATAGCCGAGGAAGACGCCGAGATAGGTGCCAATGGCGTAGATGCCGAGCGCGCGCGGGCGCTCGTTCTTGGCAAAGAGGTCGGCGACGATCGATTGCGAGGCCGGAGAGCCGGCGGATTCGCCGATGCCGACGCCGATCCTGGCAAAGGCCAGCGCGGTTACGCTCGAAGCCGCGCCGCACAGCGCCGTCATCGCGCTCCAGAATGCAAACGCCAGCGCCACGATGTTGCGGCGGTTGAGCCGGTCGGCAACGCGCGCGATGGGAATGCCGAGCAGGGAGTAGAACAGTGCGAAACCGAAACCAGCCAGCAGCCCCATCGTGGTGTCGCTGAGCTGGAATTCCTTCTTGATCGGCTCGATCAGGACGTTGAAGATCGTGCGGTCGAGGAAGTTCAGCGCGTAGATGATGGTGAGCAGGCCCAGCACGTAATAGCGCCGCGCTGCGGGCTTCGCCGCGGCGGCCGTCTGCACCGACATCTGTGACGTCACATCGACCATCGCTTCCCCCGATTTGTCTTTGTTGTTGTCGGTCCCAGCCCTCGTTGGAGCTGGCAAATCATCCTTCGCGGATGTAATTCCCCGCTTCGAACTCGACCGGCGGCGCGCTGCCGTCGAACGACACGCCGATCGGATCTCGACCTGCTTCCATCGCTTCCAGCTGCTCGCCGAGCATGCGCCGGATCATCAGGATGCCGCGGTCGCTCTGGCCGAAATGCTCCTCGGAATGGACCGTCACCTCGCCCTGGCCGACCTGGGCCTCATAATCGCCGGGAAATTGCTGGTGCTCTTCTTCCGTCATGTCCCACCAGAACTTGCCGTTGAACTTCGAGCGCATGCGGCCGATGTCGCCGGAATTTTTCACGCGGCTGGCGACATAGATGCGGAACGAGGTGTCATCGATCGGCAGCGTCCAGCCGATCGACTCGACACGTGCGAATTGCGCCACGCGCGGGTTCGGCACGACGCGCAAGCTGGGGAGGGCGGCTTCGGTGACACGGTAAAACACACGGCCGTCGTCCTGCCTGCGGATCGAGCGCACGACGATGCCGCGCGGCGTCTTGTCGAACGTCACCTCCGGCATCGAAGCCATCATGTTGGTGAATTGCGGCCCCGAGAACGAGCCGTGCAGCACCGGCACGTGGTAGGGATCGACCACGTTCTCGAAATGCTGGAGCCAGTTGCAGGGGATGATGGCCGGGCCGCCGCCGCCGATCGAGGAATCGTCAGCCTCGACGAACTCGCCGTCGTCCATCTTTTCCAGGCATTCGTAAGCCGGCAGCACCGGGCGTTTCTCGGCCGGGCCCATATAGGCGAAGATCAGACCGTAGCGCTCTTCGACCGGATACCAGGGCTGGCGCACCTTGTCCTTGAATTGGCCGCCGTCGGGCTCGCAAGGCTGCTCCAGGCAATGGCCTTCGGTGTCGAACTTCCAGCCGTGATAGCAGCAGCGGATGCCGTCCTCCTCGACCTTGCCGTAATAGAGCGTGGTGCCGCGATGGCAGCAGCGCGCGTGCAAGAGGCCGGCGCGGCCATGCTTGTCACGGAACAGCACCAGATCTTCGCCCAGTGCACGCACCTTCTTCGGCGTGTCGGTGGCGTCGGTGACGAGCCCGACCGGATGCCAGTAGCGGCGGAGCAGCTCGCCCATCGGCGTGCCGCGTTGCACTGAAGTGAGCTCGGTGCGGGTGTGCGCTGGTTTCATCGCATAGGCCGTGCCGAGATCGCGATCCCGCTGGGTGATGGTCATGCCGGTCCTCCCGCTCCGGCCGCGACGGCCGGGGCCTTTTTCATGGCTTGCCCGCAGTGAAAAATAGTTCGATGACAATGTCAACGATCTTCCCGGAAAGCCTCTTGGTCGCGTTCGATCGGGCTGGGGAGGTTGCGCTACCAAGGCTTGGCACATCCTGGCTTTCTTGGCAGAGGTGGACCATGAGCCAGACATCGAGCAGGGGCGGGCACGAATCGTCCGATGCGGACGACAATCACTCTCCGGCGCCGATCACCGCGATGCTGTCGTCGCGGCTGATGGTGCTGGCCAATTTGCTCAAGCGCGGTGCCATCCTGCGCTACAAGCGTCTCACCGGATTGTCTTCGGTCGAGTTCGGCCTGGTCGCTTCGCTCGGCCGCCGGCCGCCGATGAGCGTAGCGCGGCTCGCCGAGGCAGTCGGCCAGGACAAGGGACAAATCAGCCGGGCGCTGGCAAATTTGCTGTCGCGCAAGCTGATCGTGAAATCTGCAAATCCGAAGGACAGTCGCGAGGTGCTGATCTCGCTGACACAGTCCGGGCTCGCAGCGCATGATGCGATCGTTGAAGGCGCGCAGGAGCGCAACCGGACGCTGCTTGAGCAACTGAGCCATGATGATCTGGAGACGCTGCTCGCGCAGATCGATCGTCTCACCGCGACTGCGGAAGCGATGCTCGAAGCCGAGAAGGTCGCGCGCTGATCGTGCGGAAATCTTTGGACGTGTTTGAGCGCTTCTAAGAGCTGCTCTAAGAGTTCTTCTAAGAGCCTTTCCATTAGCGATATCGCGCGCGCTCCCCTAAGCGTCACCCGATCGCATGCCGTTCCGGGACAGGCGGCATGGTGCATCAGATGCACATTGGGGTGACGCGTTGGACAGTCTTGGAATGCTGCGGTCGGCCGTGTTGGCGACCGCGTCCGCTTGGGTTTTGATGCCGCAGGCATCGCTTGCACAATCGTCGGCACTGGGTGGCGCACAGAACCTGCCGCCCGTGAACGTGGCTGCACCGGAACAGCGCCGCCGCGCTGCTACGCCCGCGTCGCGCCGCGCGCAGAGCCAGGTGCAAACGGTCAACAGTCCGAAGCCGCAGCCGCAACGCAATGTCGGCGTGGTCGAGAATCCGCGTGGTCCGATGCAGGGCTATGTCGCCAGGCGCAGCGCGTCCGGCACCAAGACCAACACGCCGATCATTGAGACGCCGCAGGCGGTGTCGGTGATCGGTGCGGACCAGATCCGCGACCAGAAGCCGAACAAGCTCGACGAAGTCCTGCGTTACACCGCCGGCGTGCGCGCCGGCACGTTCGGCGCCGATACCCGCAACGACTGGTGGCTGATCCGCGGCTTCAAGTCCGACGACATCGGGCTGTTCCTCGATGGCATGCAGCTGTTCTACACGTCCTATGCCAGCTGGAAGCTCCAGCCCTTCAACATGGAACGGGTCGAGGTGCTGCGCGGTCCGTCGGCCGTGCTGTATGGCGGATCGAGCCCGAGCGGCATCGTCAACGTCATCAGCAAGATGCCGCCGATCGAGCCGGTCCGCACCATCGAGACTGGTGTCAACAATTTCGGTAACGCCTATGTCGGCTTCGATGTCGGCGGTCCCGTCGCGATGCAGCCCCAGGATGGCCAACAGGACGGCAAGCTGTTCTACCGCCTCGTCGGCCAGGTCCAGAACGGCGGCACGCAAGTCAACTTCACGCCCGACAACAATTACTTCATCGCGCCGTCCTTCACCTGGAAGCCGGACGCCGACACCACCTTCACGGTGCTGGCCTCGGCCTCCAAGCAGGACACCCGCGGCATCAACTTCCTGCCTTACCGGGGCACGGTGACCAACGCGCCGTTCGGCAAGATTCCGACCAGCTTCTTTGCCGGCGATCCCGCCGTCGACAAGTTCACGCGCGAGCAGGAGATGCTCGGCTATCAGTTCGAGCGCAATCTCACCGACGATGTGACGTTTCGGCAGAATGCGCGCTTCGCCCATGTCGACCTGACCTATCGCGGCTACGTCGGCAGCGGCTGGAGCGAGATCAGCACGGCAACGCTCGGCCGCTACAATTGGTATGCGAAGGACACTGCCAACCAGGCCGATCTCGACAACCAGCTCGAATATCGTTTCAACACCGGTGCGGTGAAGCACACCACGCTGTTCGGGGTCGACCTGAAGGGCTATCAGATCGACGACTATCAGGCCTTCGGGTTCGGCGTCTCATCGATCAACGTCCTCAATCCGTCTTATGGGGCCGCCGAGGTTCCGCTGCCGACCTCGCCGTTCCGCAACTTCCTGATCACGCAGAAGCAGGCCGGCACCTATCTCCAGGACCAGATGAAGGTGGGCAACTTCACGCTGGTGCTGAGCGGGCGCAACGATTGGGTGGAGACGTCTCAGGCGGCGCGTGACACCAGCGCAAGCATTGCCCAGCGCGACGACAGCAAATTCAGCGGGCGCGCCGGGCTGATCTATAATTTCGACACCGGCATCGCACCCTACGTCTCCTATGCGACCAGCTACAATCCGATCATCGGCCTCAACGCGCAGAACAAGCTGTTCCTGCCGGAGACCGGCCGGCAGGCCGAGATCGGCGTAAAAGTCGCGCCCAAGGGATTTGACGGCTATTTCACCGCGTCGCTGTTCGATCTGAAGCGGCAGAATGTGGCGACCACCGATCCCGCGAATGTCCTGCTGCAGAACCAGACCGGCGAGGTGACCTCGCGCGGCATCGAGCTCGAAGCGGTCGCCAACGTCACCAAGGAGCTGAAGCTGATCGGTGCGTTTACCGCCTACCATCTCTTTACCAGCAAGGACCTCGATCAATCCCTGATCGGCAAGACGCCGACCAATACGCCTGAGATGCTGATCTCGGGCTGGGCGGACTACACCTTCAATGACGGGCCGCTGGAGGGATTTGGTTTCGGCGGCGGCGTTCGTTACGTCGGCTCGTCCTGGGCCGACACCGCCAACACGCTTCAAGTTCCCGCCGTCGCGCTCGGCGATCTCGCCGTTCACTACGAATGGCAGAACTGGCGCACCGCGCTCAACGTCATCAACCTGACCGACAGGATCTATGTCGCGAGTTGCGCGTCGGCGACGTCCTGCTTCTACGGCGATCGCCGCCGCATCACCGCCAGCGTCTCCTACAAATGGTGAGGCAAATGGTCAGGCCCGGCGAGGGGAGAGTTTTGTGAAGGCGCGCACGGTCCGGGTCTGGTCCGTGGTCCACACCTGGACGAGCCTGGTCTCGGCATTGTTTCTGCTGCTGCTCTGTCTGACCGGCCTGCCGCTGATCTTCCATCACGAGATCGATGAGCTCCTGGGCTACGCCCCCCAGCCCGAAGCTCATGCGAGCGCGGCGCGCGCGACGCCTCAGGCCGTCGCCGACGCCGCGCTCGCCGCCGATCCCGGCTGTGTCCTGCAATATGTTTCCTGGGACAAGGACGCGCCCGGGATCGTGATGGCCTTCACCAACAGCGCGCCTGACGGGGCACCAGACAATGCGACCGTGCGCGCGTTCGATGCGGTCTCGGCAAGACTGCTCGGGCCGGTCGGTGTCGGGCCGATGCTGGTCGTGCTCAAGCTGCATACCGACATGTTTGCCGGCCAGGCTGGTAAGCTGTTTCTGGGCGCGATGGGACTGTTGTTTGCGGCAGCCATCATCTCCGGCGTCGTCCTGTACTGGCCGTTCACGCGTCGCCTGCGCTTTGCCACCATTCGTGACACCGCCTCGCGCCGGGTCCGCTGGCTCGACTGGCACAATCTGATCGGTGTGGTGACGGTGACCTGGGCGCTGGTGGTGGGCCTGACCGGCGTCGTCAATACCTGGGCCGAACTGATGCTCAACCAGTGGAAGGCGACCGAGCTCGCCAGCATGGTGGCGCCCTATGCCGGCAAGCCGCCGCCGGAGCATCTTGTCTCGCTTGACGAGGTGGTTGTTCGCGCCAGACAGTCGGCGCCCGGAATGGAGGTCGCCTTCATCGCATTCCCGGGCACGCCATTCTCGTCCTCGCACCATTTTGCAGCTTTCATGCGCGGCGACACCGCGCTGACGGCGCGGCTGCTCAAGCCGGTGCTGCTCGACGGCGAAACCGGGGAAGTTGCCGATACCAGGGCGCTGCCGTTCTATCTCCAGGCACTCCTGGTCTCGCAGCCGCTGCATTTCGGCGATTATGGCGGCATGCCGCTCAAGCTGATCTGGGCCGCGCTCGACGGGCTCACCATCGTCGTCATCGGCAGTGGCCTCTATCTCTGGCTAGCGAGGCGGTGGAGGCGGGCGCCTGGCCCGCATTCGCCAGACAAGCCCAGGTCCGGTCATCTGGTCCGGTCATCAGGTCCCGTCATGATGCATGGCTCCTCTGATCATGCGCCCCTGTGGATACGTGTCTTTGCGGCACCAAGCCTGCTCGCGACGATGACCGTCACGGGGCTCTTGGCGGCGTTGCTCTGGGAGAGGGGCGGCCAGTATGTCGCCTGGGTGACAGTCGGGGCGCCCGTTGCCGTCGTCGGCTGGGTCTGGGGGCGCTGCCGCAGCCAAAAAACCGGCTCATTTTTGCCGGCGATCCGCGGCAAATAGCCGGCGCGGCCGGTACGCCGCAATCCGAGAGCTGCTGCCCTGCAAAACCGTGGCCGCCCTTGTCGCCTCAGGCGATCTGCTCCATACCAGCCGCGGGGTGATTCCGGGATTTCCACCGGTCTGGAAGCAGCAAAGGGCCTGAAAAGAGCGTGTCTTGCGCCCATTGGTGCACTGCGCTAAGGCTCAGAATAATTCCAAATCGGACGAATCCGTGGCTGTCCCGAGGCTGCGGGAAAAAGGGCTCGTCAATGAGCGGCATTCTACAGAACTATCTTCCACTCGTCGTATTCATAGGAGTAGCGGCCATCATCGGCCTGGTGCTGCTGATCGCGCCCTTCATTGTGGCGTTCCAGCAGCCGGATCCGGAAAAGCTGTCGGCGTATGAGTGCGGTTTCAACGCCTTCGACGACGCCCGCATGAAGTTCGACGTCCGCTTCTATCTGGTCGCCATCCTCTTCATCATCTTCGATCTCGAGGTGGCGTTCCTGTTTCCCTGGGCGGTGGCGTTCGGCAAGCTCGGCGCGACCGGCTTCTGGTCCATGCTGGTGTTCCTCGCCGTGCTGACGGTGGGCTTCGCCTATGAATGGAAGAAAGGAGCACTCGAATGGGATTGAATCCTGTGCCGTCCGCCGGCCCGGCGATCGCGCCGGCCCCCAAGGGCATCCTGGATCCGTCGACCGGCAAGCCAGTCGGGGCCAATGATCCGTTCTTCCTCGAGGTCAATCACGAGCTGTCCGACAAGGGCTTCTTCGTGGCCGCAACCGATGACCTCATCACTTGGGCGCGTACCGGCTCCTTGATGTGGATGACCTTCGGTCTCGCCTGCTGCGCGGTCGAGATGATGCAGGTATCGATGCCGCGCTACGACGTCGAGCGCTTCGGCTTCGCCCCGCGTGCCTCGCCGCGTCAGTCCGACGTGATGATCGTCGCGGGTACGCTCACCAACAAGATGGCGCCAGCGCTGCGCAAGGTCTACGACCAGATGCCGGAGCCGCGCTATGTCATCTCGATGGGCTCCTGCGCCAATGGCGGCGGCTACTATCACTATTCCTACTCGGTCGTGCGCGGCTGCGACCGCATCGTGCCGATCGACATCTACGTGCCGGGCTGCCCGCCCACGGCGGAAGCGCTGCTCTACGGCGTGCTGCTGCTGCAGAAGAAGATCCGCCGCACCGGCACCATCGAACGCTAAGGTTTTACGTCATGGACGACGCCAAGCTCGACGCCCTGGGGCAGACGATCGTGAGCGCGCTTCCGGGCGCCGCCATCGGTCATTCCGTGGCCTTCAACCAGCTCACGGTTGATGTCGAGGCCAGCAAGATCGTCGAGGTGGTCAAGTACCTCCGCGACGATCCGAACTGCCGTTTCGTCAACTTCACCGACATTACGGCGGCCGACTATCCGTCGCGCGAAAAGCGCTTCGACGTGATCTATCACTTTCTGTCACCGACCCTGAACACCCGCATCCGCCTCAAGGCCCAGGCCGATGAGACCACGCAGGTGCCGTCGCTGATCGAGGTGTTCCCCGGCGCCGACTGGTTCGAGCGCGAGGCCTACGATCTCTACGGCGTGTTCTTCGTCGGCCACCCCGACATGCGCCGTATCCTCACCGATTACGGTTTCGAGGGGCATCCGCTGCGCAAGGACTTCCCGCTGACCGGCTTCCTCGAGGTCCGCTACGACGACCAGGAGAAGCGCGTGGTGTATGAGCCCGTCCGGCTCAACCAGGAATTCCGCAAGTTCGACTTTTTGTCTCCGTGGGAAGGTGCCGACTATCCGGTTCTTCCCGGCGATGAAAAAGCGGGACCGAAGGCCTGATCATGAACGAGCAACCCGAAAACCTTCGCAACTTTACGATCAACTTCGGACCGCAGCATCCGGCGGCGCATGGCGTTCTTCGTCTTGTGCTCGAACTGGACGGCGAAGTCGTCGCCCGCGTCGATCCCCATATCGGCCTGCTTCACCGCGGCACCGAAAAGCTGATCGAGCAGAAGACCTATCTGCAGGCGATCCCTTACTTCGACCGGCTCGACTACGTCGCGCCGATGAATCAGGAGCACGCCTTCTGCCTCGCTGCCGAGAAGCTGCTGGGCATCGAGGTGCCGCGCCGCGGCCAGCTGATCCGCGTGCTCTATTGCGAGATCGGCCGCATTCTCTCGCATCTTCTTAACGTCACCACGCAGGCGATGGACGTCGGCGCGCTGACCCCGCCGCTGTGGGGCTTCGAGGAGCGCGAGAAGCTGATGGTGTTCTACGAGCGCGCCTCGGGCAGCCGTATGCACGCAGCCTTCTTCCGCGTCGGCGGCGTGCATCAAGACCTGCCTCAGAAGCTGGTCGACGACATCGAGGCCTGGTGCGATCCGTTCCTGAAGGTCGTGGACGATCTCGATCGGCTGCTCACCGCGAACCGCATCTTCAAGCAGCGCAACGTCGACATCGGCGTGGTGCCGCTGAAGGAAGCCTGGGAGTGGGGCTTCTCGGGCGTGATGGTGCGCGGCTCGGGCGCCGCCTGGGACCTGCGCAAGTCGCAGCCCTACGAGTGCTACGCCGAGATGGATTTCGACATTCCGATCGGCAAGAACGGCGACTGCTACGATCGCTATCTGATCCGCATGGAAGAGATGCGCCAGTCCGTCCGCATCATGAAGCAGTGCATCCAGAAGCTGAACGCAGCCGACGGGAAGGGGCCTGTCGTCGTCGAAGACAACAAGGTTGCACCGCCCCGTCGTGGCGAGATGAAGCGTTCGATGGAAGCGCTGATCCATCATTTCAAGCTCTACACCGAAGGCGTTCACGTGCCGGAAGGCGAAGTCTACGCCGCGGTCGAAGCGCCCAAGGGCGAGTTCGGCGTCTATCTGATCTCCGACGGCACCAACAAGCCTTACAAGTGCAAGATCCGCGCGCCGGGCTTTGCCCACCTCCAGGCGATGGACCACATCTGCCGTGGCCATCTGCTCGCCGACGTCTCGGCCATTCTCGGCTCGCTCGACATCGTGTTCGGAGAGGTCGATCGGTGATGGCGCAGGCGCCAATCCAGTTTGACCGCGCCTCGGGGGCCCTTGAAGGGGCCAACCTGTGGGAGCGGACGGCTGCCTTGGCGCTGGTGACGGGATCGAAGATCTCCTCGCACTTCTCGCATATGGGCTACATCGCCTGCGCGAACCTGCTGCGCAAGACGCTGCCCGAGCGCAACATCGCGATCAAGCTCAACCCGGATGCCGTGTTCGAATTCCCGTACGGCGACGGCTATTGGAGCAAGCTGCTCAACCGCTCTTATTGCTACGAGGACGAGTTGGAGCTGCTGTTCGCCGACTCCATCGACGTCGACTACACGCTGCTCGATTGCGGCGCCAATTACGGCTACTGGTCGGTGCTGGTGTCGAGCAAGCCGTTCGGTTCGCACAAGGCGATCGCGATCGAGCCGTCGGGCCAGAACTATCCGAAGCTTGCCAACAATGCGCGCGTCAACGGTGGCCGCTTCGAGACCATGAAATGCGCGATCGGCGCTGCCCGCGGCACCGCGCGTCTGTCAGGCACCAAGCATGAGGCCTTCAGCATCGCCGGCGCTCCGTCGGATGGCGGCGAGGAAGTGCCGGTGCTGGCGCTCGACAATCTGATCGACGACGGCAAGGTCGCAGGCACCGGCAAATACCTGATCAAGCTCGACGTTGAAGGCGTCGAGATCGAGGCGATCAA
Coding sequences within it:
- a CDS encoding FkbM family methyltransferase encodes the protein MAQAPIQFDRASGALEGANLWERTAALALVTGSKISSHFSHMGYIACANLLRKTLPERNIAIKLNPDAVFEFPYGDGYWSKLLNRSYCYEDELELLFADSIDVDYTLLDCGANYGYWSVLVSSKPFGSHKAIAIEPSGQNYPKLANNARVNGGRFETMKCAIGAARGTARLSGTKHEAFSIAGAPSDGGEEVPVLALDNLIDDGKVAGTGKYLIKLDVEGVEIEAIKGGARLLQADSVIMCEEHGSDRSHAVSRYILEQTPLKLIVFDPRSNRMETVTELSILDRIKVSTHVGYNVFGTASAFWQDRIDALNAKAARRMQ
- a CDS encoding NADH-quinone oxidoreductase subunit C; amino-acid sequence: MDDAKLDALGQTIVSALPGAAIGHSVAFNQLTVDVEASKIVEVVKYLRDDPNCRFVNFTDITAADYPSREKRFDVIYHFLSPTLNTRIRLKAQADETTQVPSLIEVFPGADWFEREAYDLYGVFFVGHPDMRRILTDYGFEGHPLRKDFPLTGFLEVRYDDQEKRVVYEPVRLNQEFRKFDFLSPWEGADYPVLPGDEKAGPKA
- a CDS encoding NADH-quinone oxidoreductase subunit D → MNEQPENLRNFTINFGPQHPAAHGVLRLVLELDGEVVARVDPHIGLLHRGTEKLIEQKTYLQAIPYFDRLDYVAPMNQEHAFCLAAEKLLGIEVPRRGQLIRVLYCEIGRILSHLLNVTTQAMDVGALTPPLWGFEEREKLMVFYERASGSRMHAAFFRVGGVHQDLPQKLVDDIEAWCDPFLKVVDDLDRLLTANRIFKQRNVDIGVVPLKEAWEWGFSGVMVRGSGAAWDLRKSQPYECYAEMDFDIPIGKNGDCYDRYLIRMEEMRQSVRIMKQCIQKLNAADGKGPVVVEDNKVAPPRRGEMKRSMEALIHHFKLYTEGVHVPEGEVYAAVEAPKGEFGVYLISDGTNKPYKCKIRAPGFAHLQAMDHICRGHLLADVSAILGSLDIVFGEVDR